From a single Lewinella sp. LCG006 genomic region:
- a CDS encoding META domain-containing protein translates to MQNFFFLLLLTSVLVLVACKAKKTATEVDPKDSTFAPMDERLHDIWVLTTMNGEELDRMKPRPRLELYPGEGRITGNGGCNELFGQMEGMGKEITFRNVGTTKMFCRDLMEQENNFLSLLQQAQTYRIKELKLYLFAGKKEILVFQKVD, encoded by the coding sequence ATGCAAAACTTCTTCTTCCTTCTCCTTCTGACCAGCGTACTAGTGCTGGTAGCCTGTAAAGCCAAAAAGACAGCAACGGAAGTCGATCCTAAAGATTCGACTTTCGCTCCAATGGATGAACGCCTGCACGATATCTGGGTACTGACGACCATGAACGGGGAAGAACTGGACCGCATGAAACCCCGCCCCCGATTGGAGCTTTACCCTGGTGAAGGTCGTATCACTGGCAACGGTGGCTGCAATGAGCTTTTCGGCCAAATGGAAGGAATGGGAAAAGAAATTACCTTTCGTAATGTGGGAACGACCAAAATGTTTTGCCGAGACCTCATGGAGCAAGAAAACAATTTCCTCAGCCTACTCCAACAGGCTCAAACCTACCGTATCAAGGAATTGAAACTCTACTTGTTTGCAGGGAAAAAAGAAATCCTGGTCTTCCAAAAAGTGGATTGA
- a CDS encoding transposase — protein sequence MAKFKNYEIGSDHSVMIDLSQHLPSEHLSKQMERIISSLDTSAIEATYSGLGQNALHPKLLLSIIFYGYAVGIRSGRKLAKACEENLGFIYLSKNYGPQKSCINDFRRDNYLHFGDLFVQVLKKCQEFGLGDATFSIVDGSKEESNSSKGRTKTAAQYEKWQQVLLDDIASLEKEPSDEGSQKKNSSEQTPVQKNQ from the coding sequence ATGGCGAAATTTAAGAATTATGAAATCGGGTCTGATCACTCAGTGATGATTGATTTAAGCCAACATCTTCCTTCCGAGCACCTAAGCAAGCAGATGGAGAGGATAATATCCAGCTTAGATACAAGTGCCATTGAGGCAACATATAGTGGTCTTGGACAAAATGCTTTGCATCCTAAATTACTGCTCAGTATCATTTTTTATGGATATGCCGTAGGCATTCGGAGCGGTCGGAAGTTAGCCAAAGCCTGTGAGGAAAACCTTGGCTTCATTTATTTGAGTAAAAACTATGGTCCTCAAAAGAGTTGCATCAATGATTTTCGTAGAGATAACTATCTGCATTTTGGAGATCTTTTCGTCCAAGTACTAAAAAAGTGTCAGGAATTTGGTTTGGGGGATGCCACTTTTAGTATTGTGGATGGTAGCAAAGAGGAATCCAATAGCTCCAAGGGTCGGACAAAAACGGCAGCACAATATGAAAAATGGCAACAGGTACTCTTGGATGATATTGCCTCATTAGAAAAAGAGCCTTCTGATGAGGGATCTCAAAAAAAAAATAGTAGCGAACAAACGCCTGTACAAAAAAATCAGTGA
- a CDS encoding transposase yields the protein MRDLKKKIVANKRLYKKISDAIEVMKTDESKKTMNLTDPDAPIMKGKKGNFDTNYNIQVACSEDQIISYNNVVLDGNDKAQLIPALQGIQANTGQQVQVVLADADFGTFDSFEYMDTNNICGYVPYRDMNATFENQPFNSVHFDYDDQRDVYTCPAKHTLSFKSIKIDRTRNKEYRQYRTTACKNCPFKDECTPKRSPYRTILREVRQALRDQMKQRLNIPEGKKMYNRRLHPIEAIFGHLKYNLGYTRFLLRGLEKVKAEFTLMCLANNLRKLAKYLLFPSIWTVKAIFWLLKAQNILFNPIFQRTWPEPMDQFAGVTLAYLSSCIPKSYSRSPCKAMFPL from the coding sequence ATGAGGGATCTCAAAAAAAAAATAGTAGCGAACAAACGCCTGTACAAAAAAATCAGTGATGCCATTGAGGTCATGAAAACCGATGAGTCCAAAAAGACGATGAACTTAACCGATCCGGATGCCCCGATCATGAAAGGTAAAAAAGGAAACTTTGATACGAATTATAATATCCAGGTAGCCTGTAGTGAAGATCAAATTATCTCCTATAATAATGTGGTCTTAGATGGCAATGATAAAGCACAACTGATCCCTGCTCTTCAAGGCATTCAAGCCAACACTGGTCAACAGGTCCAGGTTGTCCTAGCCGATGCTGACTTTGGCACTTTCGACAGTTTTGAATACATGGACACCAACAACATCTGTGGATACGTCCCTTACCGAGACATGAATGCCACTTTTGAAAATCAACCTTTTAATAGTGTTCATTTTGACTATGACGATCAACGAGATGTATACACTTGCCCGGCTAAGCACACCCTATCGTTCAAAAGCATTAAAATAGACCGGACTCGTAATAAAGAATATCGCCAATATCGCACGACGGCGTGTAAAAACTGCCCTTTCAAAGATGAATGTACTCCTAAGAGGTCTCCTTATCGTACGATCTTAAGAGAAGTAAGACAAGCATTAAGAGACCAAATGAAGCAGCGATTAAATATCCCAGAAGGCAAAAAGATGTATAACCGACGACTACACCCCATTGAAGCCATTTTTGGCCATTTGAAATACAATCTGGGATATACTCGGTTTTTACTCCGGGGCCTGGAAAAAGTAAAAGCGGAATTTACGTTGATGTGCTTGGCCAATAACTTACGTAAATTGGCCAAGTACCTCCTTTTTCCATCAATTTGGACAGTAAAGGCCATATTTTGGCTTCTCAAGGCACAAAACATCTTGTTTAACCCGATTTTTCAAAGAACTTGGCCGGAACCAATGGATCAATTCGCAGGAGTTACACTTGCTTATTTATCCTCATGTATTCCCAAATCCTATTCCCGGTCACCCTGTAAGGCTATGTTCCCACTTTGA